One Rosa chinensis cultivar Old Blush chromosome 5, RchiOBHm-V2, whole genome shotgun sequence genomic region harbors:
- the LOC112167611 gene encoding septum-promoting GTP-binding protein 1, which yields MARSIREAIAKMTQLVCRKIVHINFRWSVLDRVSIIREFFRFIWDKILVCSVGRQRIRYRRLTRGESSSPPPEAIEAALPTTSSYECTDEDLVRLKISLLGDCQIGKTSFMIKYVGDEQEEQRCLEMTGVSLMDKTLMVQGARISCSLWDVGGDRSSLDHVPIACKDAVAILFMFDLTSRCTLNSVVGWYSEARKWNQTAIPILIGTKFDDFVRLPPDLQWTIITQARAYAKAMKATLFFSSATHNINVNKIFKFILAKLFNLPWKVERNLNIGEPIIDY from the exons ATGGCCAGAAGTATACGTGAAGCTATTGCAAAGATGACGCAACTGGTTTGCCGGAAAATAGTTCACATAAACTTCCGGTGGAGTGTTCTAGACAGGGTTTCGATTATCCGGGAGTTTTTCCGGTTCATTTGGGATAAAATTCTTGTCTGTTCGGTCGGGAGGCAAAGAATCCGGTACCGGAGATTGACAAGAGGAGAGTCTTCGTCGCCGCCGCCGGAGGCCATAGAAGCGGCTTTGCCGACGACGAGTAGTTATGAGTGTACGGATGAGGATTTGGTGAGGTTGAAGATCAGTTTGTTGGGTGATTGCCAGATTGGAAAGACAAGCTTTATG ATTAAATATGTTGGGGATGAGCAAGAAGAACAAAGATGTTTGGAGATGACAGGAGTGAGTTTAATGGATAAAACATTGATGGTTCAAGGTGCTCGGATTTCCTGTAGTCTTTGGGACGTTGGAG GCGATAGGAGTTCGCTGGATCATGTTCCGATTGCCTGTAAAGATGCAGTGGCGATTCTGTTCATGTTTGATCTTACTAGTCGGTGTACGCTCAATAG TGTCGTTGGATGGTACAGTGAAGCAAGAAAATGGAATCAG ACTGCAATTCCCATACTAATTGGGACAAAATTTGATGATTTTGTGAGACTTCCTCCAGATCTGCAATGGACAATTATTACCCAG GCGAGGGCTTACGCAAAAGCTATGAAGGCGACCCTTTTCTTCTCAAGTGCAACCCACAACATCAATGTGAACAAGATCTTCAAATTCATCTTGGCCAAGCTATTTAACTTGCCATGGAAGGTAGAGAGAAATTTGAATATTGGGGAGCCCATCATCGATTATTAG